Proteins encoded by one window of Rutidosis leptorrhynchoides isolate AG116_Rl617_1_P2 chromosome 7, CSIRO_AGI_Rlap_v1, whole genome shotgun sequence:
- the LOC139858801 gene encoding SKP1-like protein 1B has protein sequence MSSTAKPIVLKSSDGETFEVDQSVAVESQTIKHMIEDGCADTVIPLPNVTSKILSKVIEYCKKHVDSPNSEDKATEEELKGFDVEFVKVDQATLFDLILAANYLNIKSLLDLTCQTVADMIKGKTPEEIRKTFNIKNDFTPEEEEEVRRENAWAFE, from the exons ATGTCGTCAACCGCTAAACCAATCGTGCTCAAGAGCTCCGACGGTGAGACGTTTGAGGTGGATCAGTCGGTGGCGGTTGAGTCTCAAACAATCAAACACATGATTGAAGATGGTTGTGCTGATACCGTTATTCCTCTTCCAAACGTGACCAGCAAGATCCTTTCAAAAGTGATCGAGTACTGTAAGAAACATGTCGATTCACCCAATTCTGAGGATAAGGCTACTGAGGAGGAATTGAAGGGGTTTgatgttgaatttgtgaaagttgatCAGGCTACCCTCTTTGATCTTATTTTg GCTGCTAACTATTTGAACATCAAGAGCCTGTTGGACTTGACTTGTCAAACTGTTGCTGACATGATCAAAGGCAAGACTCCTGAAGAGATTCGAAAGACATTCAACATCAAGAATGATTTCACTCCCGAAGAGGAGGAGGAGGTTCGTAGGGAGAATGCTTGGGCTTTTGAGTAA